One Bremerella sp. JC817 genomic window carries:
- a CDS encoding DUF1080 domain-containing protein codes for MQKMSFTIGMLLLGFVTTAQAEEGWIELFNGKDLSGWTQKNGTAKYEVKDGTIVGTTNTGSPNSFLCTDEEYGDFELEFDVKVHDRLNSGVQIRSQTKGNTNDGRVNGPQVEIEAGEAEAGYIYGEATGRGWLTPEERLKKHKNFKSGEWNHYRVIAKGPRIQTFINGVQIEDLTDEPIYKTHPKGFIGLQVHGIGKDQGPYDVAWKNIKLKKLND; via the coding sequence ATGCAAAAAATGTCTTTCACGATCGGTATGCTGCTGCTGGGCTTCGTCACCACGGCCCAAGCTGAAGAAGGCTGGATCGAACTGTTCAACGGCAAAGATCTTTCGGGCTGGACCCAGAAGAACGGCACCGCCAAGTACGAAGTCAAAGATGGCACGATCGTTGGCACCACCAACACTGGTAGCCCAAACTCGTTCCTGTGCACCGATGAAGAGTACGGCGACTTTGAACTCGAGTTCGATGTGAAGGTTCACGACCGTTTGAACTCGGGCGTTCAGATCCGTTCGCAGACCAAAGGCAACACCAACGACGGTCGCGTCAACGGTCCTCAGGTCGAAATCGAAGCAGGCGAAGCCGAAGCTGGTTATATCTATGGCGAAGCAACCGGTCGTGGTTGGTTGACGCCAGAAGAACGTCTGAAGAAGCACAAGAACTTCAAGAGTGGCGAGTGGAATCACTACCGAGTGATCGCCAAGGGCCCTCGCATCCAGACCTTCATCAACGGTGTTCAGATCGAAGATCTGACGGATGAACCTATTTACAAGACTCACCCGAAGGGCTTTATCGGTCTGCAGGTGCATGGCATCGGCAAGGACCAAGGTCCCTACGATGTGGCTTGGAAAAACATCAAGCTGAAGAAGCTGAACGATTAG